In a single window of the Thermofilum uzonense genome:
- a CDS encoding transcriptional regulator produces the protein MQAPCEIIGKKVLPSIRGIIVRYMYEELGLTQIQIARLLGVSQSSISRYINQQRGKWTAMSASKDLEEKIQEVTKLLIDKKINREEILCEICRYIRATHPEVLAESSRIFHGNL, from the coding sequence ATGCAAGCGCCCTGTGAAATAATAGGGAAAAAAGTACTACCAAGCATAAGGGGGATCATTGTAAGATACATGTATGAAGAACTGGGCTTGACACAAATTCAGATCGCGAGGTTGCTCGGCGTCAGCCAGTCAAGCATTAGCAGATACATTAATCAGCAACGTGGAAAGTGGACAGCAATGTCAGCTTCTAAAGATCTTGAGGAAAAAATACAAGAGGTAACAAAGCTGCTTATCGACAAGAAAATCAATCGAGAAGAGATATTATGTGAAATATGTAGATACATAAGAGCTACTCACCCCGAAGTTCTTGCAGAATCTTCTCGTATTTTTCACGGGAATCTTTGA
- a CDS encoding nicotinamide mononucleotide deamidase-related protein has protein sequence MEETADSVTNKLEAEHPPMQFNKAMILSIGNELLIGKVLNTNAHWLSGELTKMGFIVDSIVIVKDDVSEIASAFLSAIERKVQLVISTGGLGPTFDDKTVEGLARAFSLPLVLNAEALALVREKYSSRGLPLTPERIKMAYLPLGSKPLDNPAGTAPGVYLKYRGVHFFVLPGPPREVEAVFKTSVQPIIEREFQRIDFYEALLTIKGIPESEFAPFVKDAAERYKSVYVKSHPKGVELGSPVLEIHLITFGIENMSQLRSCFEYILMSAKKLGGEIIVLKEPGVKL, from the coding sequence ATGGAAGAGACGGCTGATAGCGTGACGAATAAACTAGAGGCTGAGCATCCTCCTATGCAATTTAACAAGGCAATGATCCTAAGTATTGGAAACGAGCTTCTCATAGGGAAAGTTTTGAACACGAATGCCCACTGGCTTTCAGGAGAGCTTACAAAAATGGGGTTCATTGTAGATTCTATCGTTATTGTTAAAGATGATGTGTCTGAAATCGCATCGGCATTTCTTTCAGCAATTGAGAGAAAAGTCCAGCTGGTCATCTCTACAGGGGGCCTTGGACCTACTTTCGACGATAAAACAGTTGAAGGGTTAGCTCGAGCTTTCAGCCTACCGCTAGTGTTGAACGCTGAGGCGCTCGCCCTTGTAAGGGAGAAGTATTCTTCGAGGGGTTTGCCTCTAACACCAGAAAGAATTAAAATGGCGTATCTTCCCTTGGGATCTAAACCGTTGGATAACCCGGCTGGTACCGCACCGGGAGTTTACCTCAAATACCGTGGAGTTCACTTCTTTGTTCTCCCGGGACCACCTCGCGAAGTTGAGGCCGTTTTTAAGACGAGTGTACAGCCGATTATTGAGAGGGAGTTTCAGAGAATTGATTTTTATGAAGCACTTTTAACGATCAAAGGTATTCCTGAGTCTGAGTTTGCCCCTTTCGTAAAGGACGCTGCCGAGAGGTATAAGTCAGTATATGTAAAGAGTCATCCTAAGGGCGTGGAGCTAGGTTCTCCTGTTCTCGAAATACATCTTATCACTTTTGGTATCGAGAACATGTCACAGCTTCGATCATGCTTTGAGTACATACTCATGAGTGCTAAGAAGCTGGGCGGGGAAATAATTGTTTTAAAGGAGCCGGGCGTCAAATTATAG
- a CDS encoding glycosyltransferase, which translates to MRPKITVILTAYREPENIQQLLEFFLQNSLGDTIEVIASVDEPSEKLKEILSMYREKIVLSVSDVRRGKVAALNDALSLARGEVLIFLDSDVTIRDSAFLDALLKEIEKYDVMEIKKISKNKGLIGKLIYYDYLSFGIASYIFDRRVKRCAGLNGAAFAFRRNALKELGGFKNCLLEDMDIGFRSFYLNLRYRYFYSSYVVVDPPSSVREWINQRLRWSQGAWLWLKEYFPLLYKGSLSYPLESLSALVVMFPWIFIFMAEILLFFPAISGFLVTLWHLGLGFFAPLLPIVYLADAVLAFLPPQIYFTIPYFLAYSTIVYAFGRRIGYEVKPLWLTLYFFFYSPIWSSIMMASFLRTFILKKVDTRDWKI; encoded by the coding sequence ATGAGACCAAAGATTACAGTAATTCTTACAGCTTACCGTGAACCCGAGAACATCCAACAACTACTAGAGTTTTTCCTGCAAAACTCTTTAGGCGATACGATCGAAGTTATAGCAAGCGTCGACGAGCCTAGTGAAAAGTTGAAAGAGATATTGTCTATGTATCGGGAAAAGATAGTTCTTTCAGTAAGTGATGTTAGGAGGGGAAAGGTCGCGGCGCTTAATGATGCCTTATCGCTCGCTAGAGGCGAGGTCCTTATTTTCTTGGATAGTGATGTCACCATAAGGGATTCAGCATTCCTAGACGCACTACTTAAGGAAATCGAAAAATATGACGTTATGGAAATAAAGAAGATTTCTAAGAATAAAGGGCTGATCGGAAAACTCATCTATTACGACTACCTTTCCTTCGGAATTGCAAGTTACATCTTCGATAGAAGGGTAAAGCGTTGTGCTGGACTCAACGGCGCAGCCTTTGCCTTCAGAAGAAATGCTTTGAAGGAGCTTGGAGGATTTAAGAACTGTCTTCTAGAGGACATGGATATAGGGTTTAGGAGCTTTTATCTTAACTTACGATACAGGTACTTTTATTCTTCCTATGTTGTAGTAGATCCTCCATCAAGTGTACGTGAATGGATAAATCAAAGACTAAGATGGTCCCAGGGGGCATGGTTATGGTTAAAGGAGTACTTTCCACTCTTATACAAAGGTAGCCTATCGTACCCGCTTGAATCTCTCTCAGCCCTAGTGGTAATGTTTCCTTGGATATTTATTTTCATGGCGGAGATTCTTTTATTTTTCCCAGCAATATCCGGTTTCCTCGTTACCTTATGGCACTTGGGTCTTGGTTTCTTTGCCCCACTTCTACCGATAGTTTACTTGGCAGATGCTGTTTTAGCATTTCTACCTCCTCAGATATATTTCACCATTCCATACTTTCTCGCTTATTCCACCATCGTTTACGCGTTCGGTCGAAGGATAGGATATGAGGTAAAACCATTGTGGCTCACTTTGTATTTCTTCTTCTATTCACCGATCTGGTCATCTATAATGATGGCAAGCTTTCTTAGAACTTTTATCTTGAAAAAAGTGGATACTCGAGACTGGAAAATTTAA
- a CDS encoding AMP phosphorylase — translation MELRTKLLPYESIHHTVVLDQSLARKLDLKPNDRVRVQSKTKSIIAAVNIAKEFPNDSVGLYLNVAKTLGVNEGDLVEVEPTEPPKSLNTLRKKLSRGKITFDEALQLMRDVVEGVLSEVELAALVTAIHFQGLSIDEAYNLTVAMVETGKRLSLNRQTILDKHSLGGVPGDKTSLIVVPIIASLGFTIPKTSSRAITSPAGTADRMEALAPVNLSIEEMTRVIEKTNGCIVWGGALNLAPADDIIIRVEYPLGIDPFFVPSILAKKLAVGSTHVVLDIPTGRGTKARTIEEARRISYDFIELGSMLGLKLQAVATYAEEPLGYAVGPSLEAREALLALSTLKPMDLVDKAVTLAGTLLEMVGIQNGYEVAYEALRSGKAEKKLRQIIEAQGGNPEIKPEELPVGDKTYTYYAEEEGFVYYIDNPLVALIGKMAGAPLDKGAGVLLHVKIGDKVKPGDPLFTVYSSSSVKIQSVEKMLASSKVIGIGKIAGRKMLLERISFTPTRPTFER, via the coding sequence ATGGAGCTCAGAACTAAACTGCTACCTTATGAGAGTATTCATCACACGGTGGTGCTTGACCAGTCTTTAGCAAGAAAACTCGATCTTAAACCAAACGATAGGGTTCGTGTCCAATCCAAAACTAAAAGTATCATTGCGGCGGTCAACATTGCAAAGGAATTTCCAAACGACTCGGTAGGACTTTACTTAAACGTAGCTAAGACCCTTGGGGTAAATGAGGGAGATCTTGTTGAGGTCGAGCCTACGGAACCTCCCAAGTCTCTGAATACTCTCCGTAAAAAGCTTTCAAGAGGTAAAATAACTTTCGATGAAGCTTTACAGCTTATGCGTGATGTAGTCGAGGGAGTTTTGAGCGAAGTAGAGCTTGCCGCACTGGTAACGGCTATTCATTTCCAAGGTCTTTCAATAGATGAAGCCTACAATCTAACAGTAGCCATGGTTGAAACCGGGAAGAGATTATCCTTGAACAGACAAACAATTCTTGATAAACATAGCCTGGGGGGAGTCCCTGGAGATAAGACAAGTCTCATAGTAGTTCCCATAATAGCGTCGCTGGGATTCACAATACCAAAGACATCCTCCAGAGCAATAACGTCACCAGCCGGGACAGCAGACAGGATGGAAGCCCTAGCCCCCGTGAACCTCTCAATAGAAGAAATGACCCGTGTAATCGAGAAGACTAACGGCTGCATAGTTTGGGGTGGGGCATTAAACCTGGCTCCTGCAGACGACATAATTATTCGTGTCGAATACCCCTTAGGGATAGACCCCTTCTTTGTGCCGTCCATCCTGGCTAAGAAGCTTGCAGTGGGTTCTACCCACGTAGTGCTCGATATACCCACAGGCAGGGGGACTAAAGCTCGCACCATTGAGGAGGCCCGCAGGATTTCATATGATTTCATAGAGCTTGGATCCATGCTTGGCCTTAAGCTTCAGGCTGTAGCAACCTATGCCGAGGAGCCCTTAGGTTATGCTGTTGGTCCGAGCTTAGAGGCAAGGGAAGCGCTTCTAGCCTTATCTACGCTTAAACCTATGGATCTTGTAGATAAGGCGGTCACCCTAGCAGGTACACTGCTTGAGATGGTGGGGATTCAAAACGGTTATGAGGTGGCGTATGAGGCTCTACGCTCCGGAAAGGCTGAAAAGAAACTTCGACAAATAATAGAGGCACAGGGAGGGAACCCTGAGATAAAGCCCGAGGAGTTGCCCGTCGGAGATAAAACTTACACATATTATGCTGAAGAAGAAGGTTTTGTATACTATATCGATAATCCTTTGGTTGCACTTATAGGTAAGATGGCCGGCGCTCCACTTGACAAGGGAGCTGGGGTTCTACTCCACGTAAAAATAGGTGATAAAGTTAAACCCGGGGATCCGCTGTTTACAGTATATTCCTCCAGTTCAGTGAAGATACAGAGTGTTGAAAAGATGCTAGCATCATCCAAAGTTATTGGTATCGGCAAGATAGCTGGCAGAAAAATGCTACTCGAGAGAATAAGTTTCACTCCAACGAGACCCACCTTTGAAAGATAA
- a CDS encoding DUF120 domain-containing protein, with protein sequence MSNLTKYEIFPLLLELAKRNCLNFPERISRTEIIKSLDISAWRFRKILKYAEDEGYIERVPLGRFIAFKITPRGRELLESIYGDLKRILDSGLTVELRGKVVPGLGEGAYYLSIPQYVEAFKEALGFEPFPGTLNVRLDEDSVKKRVFVRNSGKGIYIPGSTLNGKSFCGVTVYKAVISANGVSVFGAVLDIEKTKHGDEILEVISQVRLRSELKLRDGDPVEIRVML encoded by the coding sequence GTGTCTAATCTCACTAAATACGAGATTTTCCCATTGCTCCTAGAACTAGCTAAGAGGAACTGTCTCAACTTTCCTGAAAGGATAAGTCGGACAGAAATAATAAAATCTTTAGATATCTCTGCATGGCGATTTCGGAAGATTCTAAAATATGCTGAGGATGAGGGGTATATTGAGCGTGTGCCTCTAGGGCGTTTTATCGCTTTCAAGATAACGCCTCGAGGGAGAGAGTTACTAGAGAGCATCTATGGGGATTTAAAGAGGATACTTGACTCAGGCTTAACCGTTGAGCTCAGAGGTAAAGTTGTTCCTGGTTTGGGCGAGGGTGCGTACTATCTTAGCATTCCACAGTATGTTGAAGCTTTCAAGGAAGCTCTAGGCTTTGAACCCTTCCCTGGAACGCTTAATGTGAGGCTCGATGAGGACTCAGTGAAGAAGAGAGTTTTCGTAAGGAATTCAGGAAAAGGAATATACATTCCGGGTTCTACTTTGAATGGTAAAAGTTTCTGTGGAGTCACAGTCTATAAGGCTGTGATTAGTGCCAATGGAGTATCTGTATTCGGCGCAGTCCTAGATATTGAAAAAACCAAGCATGGAGATGAAATTCTAGAAGTGATATCTCAGGTGAGATTACGTTCAGAGTTAAAGCTGAGAGATGGAGATCCCGTCGAAATAAGGGTTATGCTTTAG
- a CDS encoding DUF2153 family protein encodes MGEFIKLFASNLTNWVQAQKTFLDSARSIETDLVNADRLELILATRAAFTHMVKTIEAFDKWLQDPFIVGHMPREMLLDIQRNVWEILKKLLELDIKHTSEFRDMLLKLAEEGKLNPLLFAPREESRREDRFHISY; translated from the coding sequence GTGGGTGAGTTTATAAAGCTGTTCGCAAGCAACCTAACTAACTGGGTACAAGCTCAGAAGACATTCCTGGACTCTGCGCGCTCAATAGAGACTGACCTTGTCAATGCGGATCGACTGGAGTTGATACTGGCTACTCGTGCGGCATTCACCCACATGGTTAAAACAATAGAGGCTTTTGACAAGTGGTTGCAGGATCCCTTTATAGTAGGTCATATGCCTAGAGAGATGCTCTTAGACATACAGAGAAATGTTTGGGAGATTTTAAAGAAACTTCTTGAACTCGATATAAAACATACCTCAGAGTTCAGAGACATGTTATTGAAATTAGCTGAGGAAGGCAAGTTAAATCCTCTCCTCTTTGCACCTAGAGAGGAGTCTAGAAGGGAGGATAGATTTCATATAAGCTATTGA
- a CDS encoding MoaD/ThiS family protein: protein MGKIKILYYGFVTELVGKTFEELDVSEEKTYTLKSILNPILLPHLGRIFFLVNDRPAELEHPIRVGDEVKVLPHIGGG, encoded by the coding sequence ATGGGAAAAATCAAGATACTTTATTATGGCTTCGTAACGGAGCTAGTCGGCAAAACCTTTGAAGAATTGGATGTAAGTGAAGAAAAGACTTACACCCTAAAAAGTATCCTAAACCCTATACTTCTTCCGCATCTCGGTAGAATCTTTTTCCTGGTAAATGATAGGCCTGCAGAGCTAGAGCATCCTATAAGGGTGGGGGATGAAGTCAAGGTACTTCCCCATATCGGAGGAGGTTAG
- a CDS encoding UbiD family decarboxylase has translation MSIGDLVETLRNGKHLIEIEESVLADYELPWFTVNLARKTSKALLFKDVVDKEYPVTTNIYLGKIDISFHNSTSLIVENFKRLISILLNVSLDPSSKISVLASFAWISDVYPRVVGSQGFLRRSALEFDLTGLPAVRHTAREEHPVIKNPVILLSDPKTGQTILFSEPVQVIDEKTLLVHIPRSSKAFMFLEESTKHSEAINAAIIIGVSPYLQLVSKMDWLPWFNKYLLAGGLSGGPVNLMRVDGNLYVPFDAETIILGELVPGDVRPEGKMLYEDMRYYGGFPMPLVRAKALMHKPEPVFYTSITHPYLSDEYALNNLREQLMTEYVRLLAPDVSYLSFLSFDAYRTVVVGLKNANSRRAYEIGVLLFSLKLTPYLDTVVVVSAENKVEKVENLASMLLTSLASNRILYFENPQEEELLRDARREKVIVDATSLRLDYISERDVLTSDEFKDSREKYEKILQELRGE, from the coding sequence GTGAGCATAGGGGACCTTGTGGAGACTTTGAGGAACGGTAAGCATTTGATTGAAATCGAGGAGAGCGTTTTAGCCGACTACGAACTTCCTTGGTTTACCGTCAACCTAGCTCGTAAAACGTCGAAAGCATTACTTTTTAAAGATGTAGTGGATAAGGAGTACCCAGTTACGACGAATATCTATTTGGGCAAGATAGATATATCTTTTCACAACAGTACATCACTAATAGTTGAAAATTTTAAGAGGCTTATCTCGATCCTTCTTAACGTATCATTAGACCCTTCCTCTAAGATAAGCGTTTTAGCCTCATTTGCCTGGATCTCCGACGTATACCCGAGAGTCGTAGGAAGCCAGGGATTCCTAAGACGCTCGGCACTTGAATTTGACCTCACAGGTCTGCCAGCAGTAAGACATACAGCCCGAGAAGAGCACCCGGTTATCAAAAACCCAGTTATTCTACTCTCGGATCCGAAGACTGGCCAAACAATATTATTCTCAGAACCAGTCCAGGTTATAGATGAGAAGACCCTACTCGTTCACATACCCAGATCATCGAAAGCTTTTATGTTTCTAGAGGAGTCTACAAAACATAGTGAGGCGATTAACGCCGCGATAATAATCGGTGTTTCGCCTTACCTTCAACTCGTCTCGAAAATGGATTGGCTTCCTTGGTTTAACAAATATCTGCTCGCAGGTGGTTTATCAGGAGGACCGGTCAACCTAATGAGGGTAGATGGAAATCTCTACGTACCTTTTGATGCCGAGACGATTATCTTAGGAGAGCTTGTGCCGGGCGATGTTAGGCCTGAAGGAAAAATGCTCTATGAAGACATGAGATATTATGGAGGTTTTCCAATGCCTTTAGTACGTGCGAAAGCCCTGATGCACAAGCCTGAACCCGTATTTTATACGTCGATAACGCATCCATACCTTAGTGACGAGTATGCTCTTAACAATCTGCGAGAACAACTAATGACGGAGTATGTAAGGCTTCTCGCTCCCGATGTTTCCTATCTAAGCTTTCTAAGCTTCGACGCGTATAGAACAGTAGTCGTCGGCTTAAAAAATGCGAACTCAAGGCGTGCTTACGAGATAGGTGTTCTTCTATTTTCTCTAAAGCTCACTCCTTATCTTGACACTGTAGTGGTAGTATCGGCCGAAAACAAAGTTGAGAAGGTTGAGAATCTTGCCTCAATGCTTTTGACCTCACTTGCCTCAAATAGAATCCTATACTTTGAAAATCCTCAAGAAGAGGAGTTATTGAGAGATGCACGTCGCGAGAAAGTAATAGTTGATGCTACCTCTCTACGCTTAGATTATATTTCAGAAAGAGATGTTTTAACTAGCGACGAATTCAAAGATTCCCGTGAAAAATACGAGAAGATTCTGCAAGAACTTCGGGGTGAGTAG
- a CDS encoding aldehyde ferredoxin oxidoreductase family protein — MQEIKMMLKGWNGRILWIDLSNRKIKIHEYDGSFAQKYIGGRGFAARILWDYLPPGLDPFSPHNLLVIATGPITGLPGPSTGKLVVAAKSPLTHGYGDGNIGSLGAVYMRYAGYDALVVTGKSEKPVYLHIYDGKVEFSPAEDLWGRDTFTSERILRKKHGRNTGILLIGPAGENKVKLATVMSQEGRSGGRPGIGAVMGSKNLKAIVFSGDRLPELHDPEEYKKLAAEAYAEIKKKPAYSFWMRQGTMSTIQWSQANGVLPTYNFSEGVFEFSENIDGNAMERMKKGQRGCPNCNMPCGNYILDDTGEISELDYENVAMLGSNIGLNDLAKIARLNRLADMWGIDTIGLGAALGFAAEASQSKIIEEKIDFGDFNSMLELSEDIVYRRGLGDLLAEGLEHASLKLGGDEIAVHVKGLSVSAYDCHAAPAMALSYGVSTVGAHHKDAWVISWEVAHGRFEYTRQKAFRVFELQRIRGGVFEMLVSCRLPWVEVSLELDWYVRLFNLATGLSWTWDDFLIAAERVLTLIRAFWVREFQAEGKGWHRGRDYPPKKWFTRPLTKGPFKGARLDIDRYDEMLGAYYSYVGWDHRGIPRASTLERLGLTDVCKDLESFIQLTY; from the coding sequence GTGCAGGAAATAAAAATGATGCTGAAAGGATGGAATGGGAGGATATTATGGATTGACTTATCCAATAGGAAGATCAAGATACATGAATACGATGGCTCATTCGCCCAAAAATACATAGGTGGGAGAGGATTTGCTGCACGTATATTGTGGGATTACCTTCCCCCAGGACTAGATCCTTTCTCACCACACAACTTGCTTGTGATAGCAACAGGGCCTATAACAGGTCTTCCCGGCCCAAGCACTGGAAAACTCGTCGTTGCAGCTAAGAGTCCACTCACACACGGTTACGGAGACGGAAATATTGGGAGCTTGGGAGCCGTTTATATGAGATACGCTGGTTACGATGCTCTAGTGGTAACAGGGAAATCCGAGAAACCTGTCTACTTACACATTTACGATGGGAAAGTCGAGTTTAGTCCGGCTGAAGACCTCTGGGGCAGAGATACATTTACCAGCGAGAGGATACTCCGAAAGAAACATGGGAGAAACACAGGTATACTTCTCATTGGGCCGGCTGGCGAAAATAAGGTAAAGCTCGCTACGGTTATGTCACAGGAGGGTAGGAGCGGTGGTAGGCCAGGCATAGGAGCGGTTATGGGTAGCAAAAACTTGAAAGCTATAGTGTTTTCAGGAGATAGACTTCCTGAGCTCCACGATCCAGAGGAGTATAAAAAGCTAGCAGCCGAGGCATATGCAGAGATTAAGAAGAAGCCGGCTTATTCTTTCTGGATGAGACAGGGAACCATGTCAACAATACAATGGTCGCAGGCTAACGGCGTACTACCAACCTATAATTTCAGTGAGGGTGTCTTCGAGTTTAGCGAGAATATCGACGGGAATGCAATGGAGCGGATGAAGAAAGGGCAGCGAGGATGCCCTAACTGCAACATGCCCTGCGGAAATTATATTCTAGATGATACTGGAGAGATCTCTGAACTTGACTACGAGAATGTAGCCATGCTCGGTTCCAACATAGGTCTTAATGACCTGGCCAAGATCGCAAGGCTTAACAGGCTTGCCGACATGTGGGGAATTGATACTATTGGCCTTGGTGCCGCTCTGGGTTTTGCAGCGGAGGCCTCTCAAAGCAAAATCATAGAGGAGAAGATTGATTTCGGAGACTTTAACTCGATGCTTGAATTATCCGAGGATATCGTTTATCGGCGGGGCCTGGGCGACCTGCTTGCAGAGGGCTTAGAGCACGCCTCACTCAAGCTTGGAGGGGATGAAATTGCTGTCCACGTTAAGGGACTTAGTGTTTCTGCTTATGACTGCCACGCCGCACCGGCCATGGCACTATCATATGGTGTAAGCACAGTGGGAGCCCATCATAAAGACGCATGGGTTATATCATGGGAAGTAGCACACGGAAGGTTCGAGTATACACGTCAAAAAGCGTTCAGGGTATTCGAGCTTCAAAGAATAAGAGGTGGGGTTTTTGAAATGCTGGTATCATGTAGGTTGCCCTGGGTTGAGGTAAGTCTAGAGTTGGACTGGTATGTAAGGCTGTTTAACCTCGCTACGGGGCTATCCTGGACTTGGGACGATTTTCTGATAGCTGCTGAGAGAGTATTAACTTTAATCCGAGCTTTCTGGGTGAGAGAGTTCCAAGCTGAAGGTAAAGGTTGGCATAGAGGCAGGGACTATCCACCTAAGAAATGGTTTACACGTCCGCTAACAAAAGGGCCATTCAAGGGAGCAAGACTGGACATAGATAGATACGACGAAATGCTGGGTGCCTACTACTCGTATGTTGGGTGGGATCACAGAGGCATTCCTAGAGCGTCCACGCTTGAAAGGCTAGGATTAACGGACGTATGCAAGGATTTAGAAAGTTTTATACAGCTAACTTACTGA
- a CDS encoding DUF5679 domain-containing protein, whose product MPEKIMAYCVKCRKQVEMKNPQQVTLKNGRLAYKGTCPHCGTTVYRFIGRVKQ is encoded by the coding sequence ATGCCCGAAAAAATCATGGCATACTGCGTTAAGTGCCGCAAACAGGTCGAAATGAAGAACCCTCAGCAGGTAACTCTTAAGAACGGCAGGCTTGCTTACAAGGGCACATGCCCTCACTGTGGCACTACTGTCTACAGATTCATTGGCAGGGTAAAACAATAA
- a CDS encoding SPFH domain-containing protein, whose translation MSKGSLPVIRWVNPSPDDIVWRYPNEDLKLGSVVIVEEYQAAVFFRDGKAYDVLGPGRHVLSTLNIPLLAEAYKIVYSETPFKATIIFVNLKQFQGKFGGQTQTQDLAPLKFYGSFWFRVADPKLFVVEVVGAQRAYDTESVNRFLRGYFLENAMASLSKYKLAEVFSNIDKVTAELKFDLLEPFRRIGLELIDIKMEGLDTTPEYRDRIFWITQTGTATEVMRMDTIKSVAQELGKSPGASIGTGMVVIPPLLYPQPAPQQPPAPAVAQQQPQQPQQTGIQCPKCGTINPPGARFCYNCGTPLTKKCPKCGNDVPLNAKFCPYCGNPLT comes from the coding sequence GTGTCTAAAGGTTCACTTCCTGTGATAAGATGGGTAAACCCTTCACCGGACGATATCGTATGGAGGTATCCAAATGAGGATTTAAAGCTAGGCTCGGTCGTCATAGTCGAAGAGTACCAGGCGGCAGTGTTCTTTCGAGATGGAAAAGCATATGACGTTTTGGGTCCTGGGCGTCACGTATTATCCACTCTTAATATTCCTTTACTTGCAGAAGCTTACAAGATAGTTTATTCGGAGACTCCATTCAAGGCTACTATCATATTTGTTAATCTTAAACAATTTCAAGGAAAGTTTGGAGGACAGACCCAAACGCAGGATCTGGCGCCTTTGAAATTCTATGGGAGCTTCTGGTTTAGAGTCGCTGATCCCAAACTTTTTGTGGTAGAGGTTGTTGGCGCTCAGAGAGCCTACGACACAGAGTCTGTAAACAGGTTTCTAAGAGGATATTTTCTAGAAAATGCCATGGCCTCGCTCAGCAAATACAAACTCGCTGAGGTTTTCTCTAATATTGACAAGGTTACAGCTGAGCTGAAATTCGACCTATTAGAACCCTTCAGGCGTATAGGCTTAGAGCTCATCGACATAAAAATGGAGGGACTGGACACGACACCCGAGTACCGCGACAGGATTTTCTGGATTACTCAGACAGGGACAGCTACAGAGGTTATGCGTATGGACACGATAAAAAGCGTAGCTCAAGAGCTGGGTAAATCACCTGGAGCCTCGATTGGGACAGGCATGGTAGTGATTCCTCCGCTCTTATACCCTCAGCCTGCCCCCCAGCAGCCTCCTGCACCAGCTGTAGCTCAACAGCAGCCGCAACAACCACAACAGACCGGCATACAGTGTCCCAAGTGCGGGACCATAAACCCGCCCGGAGCAAGATTTTGCTACAATTGTGGTACACCCCTGACTAAGAAATGTCCTAAGTGTGGAAACGACGTCCCATTGAACGCAAAATTCTGTCCCTACTGTGGTAATCCCCTTACCTAG